In one Oxyura jamaicensis isolate SHBP4307 breed ruddy duck chromosome 14, BPBGC_Ojam_1.0, whole genome shotgun sequence genomic region, the following are encoded:
- the POLR3K gene encoding DNA-directed RNA polymerase III subunit RPC10 has protein sequence MLLFCPACGNVLVAEEGPRCHRFACTTCPYVRNVTRKVTSRKYPQLKEVDDVLGGAAAWENVDSTAEPCPKCEHPRAYFMQIQTRSADEPMTTFYKCCSPQCGHRWRD, from the exons ATGTTGCTCTTCTGCCCGGCCTGCGGCAACGTGCTGGTGGCCGAGGAGGGGCCGCGGTGCCACCGCTTCGCCTGCACCACCTGCCCCTACGTGCGCAATGTGACGCGGAAG GTGACGAGTAGGAAATACCCGCAGCTGAAGGAGGTGGACGATGTCCTGGGCGGCGCCGCGGCCTGGGAGAACGTGGACTCCACCGCAG aGCCGTGCCCCAAGTGCGAGCACCCCCGCGCCTACTTCATGCAGATCCAGACGCGCTCGGCCGACGAGCCCATGACCACCTTCTACaagtgctgcagcccccagtgcGGCCACCGCTGGAGGGACTGA
- the SNRNP25 gene encoding U11/U12 small nuclear ribonucleoprotein 25 kDa protein yields MAEAEEELAHAEVLELFQEALARLVQDPLLCDLPPQVTPEEIGSQVALEYGQAMTVRVCKADGETMPVVVVQNATVLELKKALRRHVQLRQARQGGAQHLSWKYIWRTYHLTYAGEKLADDRKKLREYGIRNRDEVSFIKKLRK; encoded by the exons ATGGCGGAGGCCGAGGAGGAGCTGGCGCACGCCGAGGTGCTGGAGCTCTTCCAGGAGGCGCTGGCGCGGCTGGTGCAGGACCCGCTGCTCTGCGACCTCCCGCCGCAg GTGACGCCGGAGGAGATCGGCTCTCAGGTGGCGCTGGAGTACGGGCAGGCCATGACGGTGCGCGTCTGCAAGGCGGACGGCGAGACCATGC CCGTGGTGGTGGTGCAGAACGCGACCGTGCTGGAGCTGAAGAAGGCGCTGCGGAGGCACGTCCAGCTGCGGCAGGCGCGGCAGGGCGGCGCCCAGCACCTCAGCTG GAAGTACATCTGGAGGACGTACCACCTCACCTACGCCGGAGAGAAACTGGCAGATGACAGAAAGAAGCTGAGAGA gTATGGCATCAGAAACCGGGATGAGGTCAGCTTCATTAAGAAACTTCGAAAGTAA
- the RHBDF1 gene encoding inactive rhomboid protein 1 isoform X1 — MSEVRHDSTSSLQRKKPPWLKLDIPVPVPMAVPEDPLPVQPTRRQAFLRSVSMPADNSRVPSLPNEVRRPVLQRQTSITQTIKSRQVRFQRSQTLPVHGHRVGRSSLRKRQSLPRSFFRGTADWFGVSKDSDATQKWQRKSLRHCSLRYGKLKPQVIREMDLPSQDNISLTSTETPPPLYVGPCQLGMQKIIDPLARGRAFRMADDNDGCSIPHTPITPGATSLCSFTSSRSGFNRLPRRRKRESVAKMSFRAAAALVKGRSVKDSTLRRAQRRSFTPASFLEEDTVDFPDELDTSFFAREGVLHEELSTYPDEVFESPSEAAVKDAEVKPLDQTDLTGGALDKNELERSHLLLPLERGWRKQKDGGLAQPKVRLRQEVVSVSPQKRGQRIAVPVRKLFAKEKRPYGLGMVGKLTNRTYRKRIDSYVKRQIEDMDDHRPFFTYWVTFVHSLITILAVCIYGIAPVGFSQHETVDSVLRNRGVYENVKYVQQENFWIGPSSEALIHLGAKFSPCMRQDQQVHSFIKAKREKEKHSACCVRNDKSGCVQTSEEECSSTLAVWVKWPHHPSTPMLAGSKRQFGSVCHQDPRVCEQPASMEPHEWPDDITKWPICTKNSAGNYTNHLHMDCVITGRPCCIGTKGRCEITSREYCEFMRGYFHEEATLCSQVHCMDDVCGLLPFLNPEVPDQFYRLWLSLFLHAGILHCLVSVCFQMTILRDLEKLAGWHRISIIYLLSGITGNLASAIFLPYRAEVGPAGSQFGILACLFVELFQSWQILARPWRAFFKLLAVVLFLFAFGLLPWIDNFAHISGFISGFFLSFAFLPYISFGKFDLYRKRCQIIVFQLIFIALFSGLVILFYFYPIKCEWCEFLTCIPFTDKFCEKYDLDAQLH, encoded by the exons ATGTCGGAGGTGCGACATGACAGCACAAGCAGCTTGCAGCGGAAGAAGCCACCATGGTTGAAACTGGACatcccggtgccggtgcccaTGGCGGTGCCAGAAGATCCTCTGCCAGTGCAG cCAACAAGACGTCAGGCCTTTCTGCGGAGCGTGAGCATGCCTGCTGACAACAGCCGCGTGCCCTCCTTGCCTAATGAAGTGAGGAGACCGGTGCTACAACGACAGACCTCAATCACCCAGACCATCAAGAG caggCAGGTACGGTTTCAAAGGAGTCAGACCCTGCCTGTTCACGGGCACCGGGTGGGCAGGAGTTCCCTGAGAAAGCGGCAGTCCCTGCCCCGATCGTTCTTCAG AGGCACAGCTGACTGGTTTGGAGTAAGCAAAGACAGTGATGCTACACAGAAATGGCAGCGAAAGAGCCTTCGCCACTGCAGCCTGCGGTACGGGAAGCTGAAACCTCAGGTCATCCGGGAAATGGACTTGCCCAGTCAGGACAATATTTCTTTAACAAGCACAGAAACCCCCCCTCCACTCTATGTTGGGCCCTGCCAGCTGGGCATGCAAAAG ATCATAGACCCTTTGGCCCGTGGCCGAGCTTTCCGTATGGCTGATGACAACGAtggctgcagcatcccccaCACACCGATCACACCAGGCGCCACATCGCTCTGCTCCTTCACCAGCTCACGCTCGGGCTTCAACCGTCTCCCACGACGGCGGAAACGGGAGTCTGTTGCCAAAATGAGTTTCcgagcagctgcagctttggTAAAG GGGCGCTCTGTGAAGGACAGCACACTGAGGAGGGCTCAGCGGCGCAGCTTCACCCCAGCAAGTTTCCTGGAGGAGGACACGGTGGATTTCCCAGATGAGCTCGACACTTCTTTCTTTGCTCGG GAAGGAGTCCTTCATGAGGAGCTCTCTACATATCCAGATGAGGTGTTTGAGTCGCCATCAGAAGCTGCAGTCAAAGATGCTGAGGTGAAACCTCTGGATCAGACAGATCTCACAGGAGGTGCCTTGGACAAAAATGAGCTTGAAAGAAGCCACTTGCTACT CCCACTGGAGCGAGGCTGGAGGAAGCAAAAGGACGGGGGCCTGGCACAGCCCAAGGTCCGCTTGCGGCAGGAGGTGGTGAGTGTCAGCCCACAGAAGCGTGGCCAGCGCATCGCTGTCCCTGTCAGGAAGCTTTTTGCCAAGGAAAAGCGGCCGTATGGCCTGGGGATGGTGGGGAAGCTGACAAACCGGACGTATCGCAAGCGCATCGACAGCTACGTGAAGCGGCAGATTGAGGACATGGATGATCACAG GCCTTTCTTCACATACTGGGTCACCTTTGTGCATTCACTCATCACCATCCTCGCTGTGTGCATCTATGGTATTGCCCCTGTGGGGTTCTCACAACACGAAACTGTTGATTCA GTCTTGCGGAACAGAGGAGTTTACGAAAATGTCAAATATGTTCAGCAGGAAAACTTCTGGATTGGCCCCAGCTCA GAGGCCCTGATCCACCTGGGGGCCAAGTTCTCACCATGCATGAGGCAGGACCAGCAAGTGCACAGCTTCATCAAGGCAAAGCGGGAGAAGGAGAAGCACTCCGCTTGCTGTGTGCGAAATGACAAGTCAGGCTGCGTGCAGACCTCAGAGGAGGAGTGCTCA TCCACCCTGGCTGTGTGGGTGAAATGGCCCCACCACCCCAGCACACCGATGCTGGCAGGAAGCAAGAGGCAGTTTGGGTCAGTTTGTCATCAGGACCCCAG AGTGTGCGAGCAGCCAGCCTCAATGGAGCCACATGAGTGGCCGGACGACATCACCAAATGGCCG ATATGCACAAAAAACAGTGCTGGAAATTATACAAACCACCTTCACATGGACTGTGTGATTACAGGCCGGCCCTGCTGCATTGGGACCAAAGGAAG GTGTGAAATAACTTCCCGGGAGTATTGTGAATTTATGCGGGGCTATTTCCATGAGGAGGCAACGCTTTGCTCTCAG GTTCACTGCATGGATGATGTCTGTGGACTCCTTCCTTTCCTAAATCCAGAAGTCCCTGACCAGTTCTACCGCCTCTGGCTCTCGCTTTTCCTACATGCTGG GATCCTGCACTGTCTGGTTTCAGTCTGTTTCCAAATGACGATCCTGCGGGACCTAGAGAAGCTGGCAGGATGGCATCGCATCTCTATCATCTACCTGCTCAGTGGCATCACTGGGAACCTTGCCAGTGCTATATTTCTACCCTACAGAGCAGAG GTTGGCCCTGCAGGATCCCAGTTTGGGATTCTGGCCTGTCTCTTTGTGGAGCTCTTCCAGAGCTGGCAAATCCTGGCACGCCCATGGAGGGCATTCTTcaagctgctggctgtggtgctctttctttttgcctttggcCTCCTGCCTTGGATCGATAATTTTGCTCACATTTCAGGATTCATCAGtggtttcttcctctcctttgcCTTCCTGCCCTACATTAGCTTTGGGAAGTTTGATTTATATAGGAAGCGATGCCAAATTATAGTTTTCCAGCTCATCTTCATTGCACTCTTCTCAGGACTTGtgattctattctatttctACCCCATCAAGTGTGAGTGGTGTGAGTTCCTTACTTGTATACCATTCACAGACAAATTCTGCGAGAAATACGACCTGGATGCACAGCTCCACTGA
- the RHBDF1 gene encoding inactive rhomboid protein 1 isoform X2 — MSEVRHDSTSSLQRKKPPWLKLDIPVPVPMAVPEDPLPVQPTRRQAFLRSVSMPADNSRVPSLPNEVRRPVLQRQTSITQTIKRQVRFQRSQTLPVHGHRVGRSSLRKRQSLPRSFFRGTADWFGVSKDSDATQKWQRKSLRHCSLRYGKLKPQVIREMDLPSQDNISLTSTETPPPLYVGPCQLGMQKIIDPLARGRAFRMADDNDGCSIPHTPITPGATSLCSFTSSRSGFNRLPRRRKRESVAKMSFRAAAALVKGRSVKDSTLRRAQRRSFTPASFLEEDTVDFPDELDTSFFAREGVLHEELSTYPDEVFESPSEAAVKDAEVKPLDQTDLTGGALDKNELERSHLLLPLERGWRKQKDGGLAQPKVRLRQEVVSVSPQKRGQRIAVPVRKLFAKEKRPYGLGMVGKLTNRTYRKRIDSYVKRQIEDMDDHRPFFTYWVTFVHSLITILAVCIYGIAPVGFSQHETVDSVLRNRGVYENVKYVQQENFWIGPSSEALIHLGAKFSPCMRQDQQVHSFIKAKREKEKHSACCVRNDKSGCVQTSEEECSSTLAVWVKWPHHPSTPMLAGSKRQFGSVCHQDPRVCEQPASMEPHEWPDDITKWPICTKNSAGNYTNHLHMDCVITGRPCCIGTKGRCEITSREYCEFMRGYFHEEATLCSQVHCMDDVCGLLPFLNPEVPDQFYRLWLSLFLHAGILHCLVSVCFQMTILRDLEKLAGWHRISIIYLLSGITGNLASAIFLPYRAEVGPAGSQFGILACLFVELFQSWQILARPWRAFFKLLAVVLFLFAFGLLPWIDNFAHISGFISGFFLSFAFLPYISFGKFDLYRKRCQIIVFQLIFIALFSGLVILFYFYPIKCEWCEFLTCIPFTDKFCEKYDLDAQLH; from the exons ATGTCGGAGGTGCGACATGACAGCACAAGCAGCTTGCAGCGGAAGAAGCCACCATGGTTGAAACTGGACatcccggtgccggtgcccaTGGCGGTGCCAGAAGATCCTCTGCCAGTGCAG cCAACAAGACGTCAGGCCTTTCTGCGGAGCGTGAGCATGCCTGCTGACAACAGCCGCGTGCCCTCCTTGCCTAATGAAGTGAGGAGACCGGTGCTACAACGACAGACCTCAATCACCCAGACCATCAAGAG gCAGGTACGGTTTCAAAGGAGTCAGACCCTGCCTGTTCACGGGCACCGGGTGGGCAGGAGTTCCCTGAGAAAGCGGCAGTCCCTGCCCCGATCGTTCTTCAG AGGCACAGCTGACTGGTTTGGAGTAAGCAAAGACAGTGATGCTACACAGAAATGGCAGCGAAAGAGCCTTCGCCACTGCAGCCTGCGGTACGGGAAGCTGAAACCTCAGGTCATCCGGGAAATGGACTTGCCCAGTCAGGACAATATTTCTTTAACAAGCACAGAAACCCCCCCTCCACTCTATGTTGGGCCCTGCCAGCTGGGCATGCAAAAG ATCATAGACCCTTTGGCCCGTGGCCGAGCTTTCCGTATGGCTGATGACAACGAtggctgcagcatcccccaCACACCGATCACACCAGGCGCCACATCGCTCTGCTCCTTCACCAGCTCACGCTCGGGCTTCAACCGTCTCCCACGACGGCGGAAACGGGAGTCTGTTGCCAAAATGAGTTTCcgagcagctgcagctttggTAAAG GGGCGCTCTGTGAAGGACAGCACACTGAGGAGGGCTCAGCGGCGCAGCTTCACCCCAGCAAGTTTCCTGGAGGAGGACACGGTGGATTTCCCAGATGAGCTCGACACTTCTTTCTTTGCTCGG GAAGGAGTCCTTCATGAGGAGCTCTCTACATATCCAGATGAGGTGTTTGAGTCGCCATCAGAAGCTGCAGTCAAAGATGCTGAGGTGAAACCTCTGGATCAGACAGATCTCACAGGAGGTGCCTTGGACAAAAATGAGCTTGAAAGAAGCCACTTGCTACT CCCACTGGAGCGAGGCTGGAGGAAGCAAAAGGACGGGGGCCTGGCACAGCCCAAGGTCCGCTTGCGGCAGGAGGTGGTGAGTGTCAGCCCACAGAAGCGTGGCCAGCGCATCGCTGTCCCTGTCAGGAAGCTTTTTGCCAAGGAAAAGCGGCCGTATGGCCTGGGGATGGTGGGGAAGCTGACAAACCGGACGTATCGCAAGCGCATCGACAGCTACGTGAAGCGGCAGATTGAGGACATGGATGATCACAG GCCTTTCTTCACATACTGGGTCACCTTTGTGCATTCACTCATCACCATCCTCGCTGTGTGCATCTATGGTATTGCCCCTGTGGGGTTCTCACAACACGAAACTGTTGATTCA GTCTTGCGGAACAGAGGAGTTTACGAAAATGTCAAATATGTTCAGCAGGAAAACTTCTGGATTGGCCCCAGCTCA GAGGCCCTGATCCACCTGGGGGCCAAGTTCTCACCATGCATGAGGCAGGACCAGCAAGTGCACAGCTTCATCAAGGCAAAGCGGGAGAAGGAGAAGCACTCCGCTTGCTGTGTGCGAAATGACAAGTCAGGCTGCGTGCAGACCTCAGAGGAGGAGTGCTCA TCCACCCTGGCTGTGTGGGTGAAATGGCCCCACCACCCCAGCACACCGATGCTGGCAGGAAGCAAGAGGCAGTTTGGGTCAGTTTGTCATCAGGACCCCAG AGTGTGCGAGCAGCCAGCCTCAATGGAGCCACATGAGTGGCCGGACGACATCACCAAATGGCCG ATATGCACAAAAAACAGTGCTGGAAATTATACAAACCACCTTCACATGGACTGTGTGATTACAGGCCGGCCCTGCTGCATTGGGACCAAAGGAAG GTGTGAAATAACTTCCCGGGAGTATTGTGAATTTATGCGGGGCTATTTCCATGAGGAGGCAACGCTTTGCTCTCAG GTTCACTGCATGGATGATGTCTGTGGACTCCTTCCTTTCCTAAATCCAGAAGTCCCTGACCAGTTCTACCGCCTCTGGCTCTCGCTTTTCCTACATGCTGG GATCCTGCACTGTCTGGTTTCAGTCTGTTTCCAAATGACGATCCTGCGGGACCTAGAGAAGCTGGCAGGATGGCATCGCATCTCTATCATCTACCTGCTCAGTGGCATCACTGGGAACCTTGCCAGTGCTATATTTCTACCCTACAGAGCAGAG GTTGGCCCTGCAGGATCCCAGTTTGGGATTCTGGCCTGTCTCTTTGTGGAGCTCTTCCAGAGCTGGCAAATCCTGGCACGCCCATGGAGGGCATTCTTcaagctgctggctgtggtgctctttctttttgcctttggcCTCCTGCCTTGGATCGATAATTTTGCTCACATTTCAGGATTCATCAGtggtttcttcctctcctttgcCTTCCTGCCCTACATTAGCTTTGGGAAGTTTGATTTATATAGGAAGCGATGCCAAATTATAGTTTTCCAGCTCATCTTCATTGCACTCTTCTCAGGACTTGtgattctattctatttctACCCCATCAAGTGTGAGTGGTGTGAGTTCCTTACTTGTATACCATTCACAGACAAATTCTGCGAGAAATACGACCTGGATGCACAGCTCCACTGA
- the RHBDF1 gene encoding inactive rhomboid protein 1 isoform X3: protein MSEVRHDSTSSLQRKKPPWLKLDIPVPVPMAVPEDPLPVQPTRRQAFLRSVSMPADNSRVPSLPNEVRRPVLQRQTSITQTIKRGTADWFGVSKDSDATQKWQRKSLRHCSLRYGKLKPQVIREMDLPSQDNISLTSTETPPPLYVGPCQLGMQKIIDPLARGRAFRMADDNDGCSIPHTPITPGATSLCSFTSSRSGFNRLPRRRKRESVAKMSFRAAAALVKGRSVKDSTLRRAQRRSFTPASFLEEDTVDFPDELDTSFFAREGVLHEELSTYPDEVFESPSEAAVKDAEVKPLDQTDLTGGALDKNELERSHLLLPLERGWRKQKDGGLAQPKVRLRQEVVSVSPQKRGQRIAVPVRKLFAKEKRPYGLGMVGKLTNRTYRKRIDSYVKRQIEDMDDHRPFFTYWVTFVHSLITILAVCIYGIAPVGFSQHETVDSVLRNRGVYENVKYVQQENFWIGPSSEALIHLGAKFSPCMRQDQQVHSFIKAKREKEKHSACCVRNDKSGCVQTSEEECSSTLAVWVKWPHHPSTPMLAGSKRQFGSVCHQDPRVCEQPASMEPHEWPDDITKWPICTKNSAGNYTNHLHMDCVITGRPCCIGTKGRCEITSREYCEFMRGYFHEEATLCSQVHCMDDVCGLLPFLNPEVPDQFYRLWLSLFLHAGILHCLVSVCFQMTILRDLEKLAGWHRISIIYLLSGITGNLASAIFLPYRAEVGPAGSQFGILACLFVELFQSWQILARPWRAFFKLLAVVLFLFAFGLLPWIDNFAHISGFISGFFLSFAFLPYISFGKFDLYRKRCQIIVFQLIFIALFSGLVILFYFYPIKCEWCEFLTCIPFTDKFCEKYDLDAQLH from the exons ATGTCGGAGGTGCGACATGACAGCACAAGCAGCTTGCAGCGGAAGAAGCCACCATGGTTGAAACTGGACatcccggtgccggtgcccaTGGCGGTGCCAGAAGATCCTCTGCCAGTGCAG cCAACAAGACGTCAGGCCTTTCTGCGGAGCGTGAGCATGCCTGCTGACAACAGCCGCGTGCCCTCCTTGCCTAATGAAGTGAGGAGACCGGTGCTACAACGACAGACCTCAATCACCCAGACCATCAAGAG AGGCACAGCTGACTGGTTTGGAGTAAGCAAAGACAGTGATGCTACACAGAAATGGCAGCGAAAGAGCCTTCGCCACTGCAGCCTGCGGTACGGGAAGCTGAAACCTCAGGTCATCCGGGAAATGGACTTGCCCAGTCAGGACAATATTTCTTTAACAAGCACAGAAACCCCCCCTCCACTCTATGTTGGGCCCTGCCAGCTGGGCATGCAAAAG ATCATAGACCCTTTGGCCCGTGGCCGAGCTTTCCGTATGGCTGATGACAACGAtggctgcagcatcccccaCACACCGATCACACCAGGCGCCACATCGCTCTGCTCCTTCACCAGCTCACGCTCGGGCTTCAACCGTCTCCCACGACGGCGGAAACGGGAGTCTGTTGCCAAAATGAGTTTCcgagcagctgcagctttggTAAAG GGGCGCTCTGTGAAGGACAGCACACTGAGGAGGGCTCAGCGGCGCAGCTTCACCCCAGCAAGTTTCCTGGAGGAGGACACGGTGGATTTCCCAGATGAGCTCGACACTTCTTTCTTTGCTCGG GAAGGAGTCCTTCATGAGGAGCTCTCTACATATCCAGATGAGGTGTTTGAGTCGCCATCAGAAGCTGCAGTCAAAGATGCTGAGGTGAAACCTCTGGATCAGACAGATCTCACAGGAGGTGCCTTGGACAAAAATGAGCTTGAAAGAAGCCACTTGCTACT CCCACTGGAGCGAGGCTGGAGGAAGCAAAAGGACGGGGGCCTGGCACAGCCCAAGGTCCGCTTGCGGCAGGAGGTGGTGAGTGTCAGCCCACAGAAGCGTGGCCAGCGCATCGCTGTCCCTGTCAGGAAGCTTTTTGCCAAGGAAAAGCGGCCGTATGGCCTGGGGATGGTGGGGAAGCTGACAAACCGGACGTATCGCAAGCGCATCGACAGCTACGTGAAGCGGCAGATTGAGGACATGGATGATCACAG GCCTTTCTTCACATACTGGGTCACCTTTGTGCATTCACTCATCACCATCCTCGCTGTGTGCATCTATGGTATTGCCCCTGTGGGGTTCTCACAACACGAAACTGTTGATTCA GTCTTGCGGAACAGAGGAGTTTACGAAAATGTCAAATATGTTCAGCAGGAAAACTTCTGGATTGGCCCCAGCTCA GAGGCCCTGATCCACCTGGGGGCCAAGTTCTCACCATGCATGAGGCAGGACCAGCAAGTGCACAGCTTCATCAAGGCAAAGCGGGAGAAGGAGAAGCACTCCGCTTGCTGTGTGCGAAATGACAAGTCAGGCTGCGTGCAGACCTCAGAGGAGGAGTGCTCA TCCACCCTGGCTGTGTGGGTGAAATGGCCCCACCACCCCAGCACACCGATGCTGGCAGGAAGCAAGAGGCAGTTTGGGTCAGTTTGTCATCAGGACCCCAG AGTGTGCGAGCAGCCAGCCTCAATGGAGCCACATGAGTGGCCGGACGACATCACCAAATGGCCG ATATGCACAAAAAACAGTGCTGGAAATTATACAAACCACCTTCACATGGACTGTGTGATTACAGGCCGGCCCTGCTGCATTGGGACCAAAGGAAG GTGTGAAATAACTTCCCGGGAGTATTGTGAATTTATGCGGGGCTATTTCCATGAGGAGGCAACGCTTTGCTCTCAG GTTCACTGCATGGATGATGTCTGTGGACTCCTTCCTTTCCTAAATCCAGAAGTCCCTGACCAGTTCTACCGCCTCTGGCTCTCGCTTTTCCTACATGCTGG GATCCTGCACTGTCTGGTTTCAGTCTGTTTCCAAATGACGATCCTGCGGGACCTAGAGAAGCTGGCAGGATGGCATCGCATCTCTATCATCTACCTGCTCAGTGGCATCACTGGGAACCTTGCCAGTGCTATATTTCTACCCTACAGAGCAGAG GTTGGCCCTGCAGGATCCCAGTTTGGGATTCTGGCCTGTCTCTTTGTGGAGCTCTTCCAGAGCTGGCAAATCCTGGCACGCCCATGGAGGGCATTCTTcaagctgctggctgtggtgctctttctttttgcctttggcCTCCTGCCTTGGATCGATAATTTTGCTCACATTTCAGGATTCATCAGtggtttcttcctctcctttgcCTTCCTGCCCTACATTAGCTTTGGGAAGTTTGATTTATATAGGAAGCGATGCCAAATTATAGTTTTCCAGCTCATCTTCATTGCACTCTTCTCAGGACTTGtgattctattctatttctACCCCATCAAGTGTGAGTGGTGTGAGTTCCTTACTTGTATACCATTCACAGACAAATTCTGCGAGAAATACGACCTGGATGCACAGCTCCACTGA